The following is a genomic window from Acidobacteriota bacterium.
TCGCGATACATCCATTGGCTATGATCGTTCTTCGCCGCCGCGAGTTCGTTTTGAACCATGCGGTTCACCAGGTCACGGGGACTCTGCGCAAACGCCACCCCACCCAGGAGCAGAACCCAGCCAGCCGCTGCTACACACGATCGATGCATCAATCAAGTTGGAACCCAGGGTACTGCCGAACGTTGCCTTCCGGCGGTTGAGAGCCGATCCGGCATAGCCAATCTTTCCATCCCAATGTTTCCTGGTTTGTGACCTTCTATCTGGGCCGTCGCTTTATATGCCTTGACGCGTATATGCCATGTAGAGTATATAAAGGACGTGGAATCTGTCTTCGAAATCATTGCGGAGCCGAACCGGCGCGCGATATTGAGTCTGCTGGTCTCGTCACAACAGTCCGTCGGACAAATCGAGCGTCAACTTCGTATGCCCCAGCCGGCCGTGTCAAAGCACCTGCGCGTGCTGCGCGAGGCCGGATTCGTGGAATCCACGGTCGACGCACAGCGCCGTCTATACCGGCTGAAGCCTGAACCGTTTCAGGAGGTCGATCACTGGCTGGCGCAGTTCCGCCGCTTCTGGTCCGCTCACGTCGACGCTCTCGAACGCCACCTCGACCGCATGGATATCGATGAAGATCAATCAACACCAACGAAAAGAAAGACGAGGAGAAGACGACGCGGCCGAAACCGCGAACGTGGAAAAGGAGAAACGAAATGAAAATCAAATTGACCAACGTGTACGTGGACGATCAGGAAAAGGCCCTGCGCTTCTATACGCAGGTACTGGGCTTTGCCAAGAAGACCGATTTCAGTCAGGGCCCATATCGCTGGCTGACCGTGGCCTCGCCCGAGGAGCCGGACGGCACTGAGCTGCAGTTGGCGCTGAACAATAACCCCGCGGCTAAAGCGTATCAGCAGGCGATGTTTCAACAGGGCCAGCCCGGGGCCATGTTCTTTACCGACGACGTCAAGGGTGACTACGAGCGGATCAAGGCACGCGGCGCCGAGTTCACCATGCCGCCCACCGGCGTGACCGGCTCGACCATTGCGATGCTGAAGGACACCTGCGGCAACCTCATTCAACTCACCCAACTGACATGGTATTCACGCTAGGGATGAAGTATGAAGAAGGCGACCGATCGTGAGCAGTACACTAAACCACTTCGGGAAGTGGATGCCTGGCTGGATCAGTTGGGTCGGTTCTGGTCCACTCTAATCGACGCTCTCGAACGTCACCTCGACCGCATGGGCGAGGATCCATCACCACGAACAACCAGGAAGACGAGGAGAGCGAAATGACCGATCGCGAGCAGTACACACCGGGTCCAGCCAGCGGGGCGCAGGTAAAAAAGGACGGAGAGATGTGGACGCTCATTCTCGTCAGAGAACTGCGCCACAAGCCGGAAAAAGTGTGGCGGTCGCTTACCGAACCGGCGCATCTGCGAGAGTGGGCGCCCTTCGACGCCGATAGGAGCCTGTGCACGGTTGGAGCGAAGGTAAAGCTCACGTGGATGGCAGCGCCCACGCCGCAAGTTTCCGAAATAAAAGTCACGCGAGCCGACGCGCCCAAGGTGCTTGAGTACAACTGGGGGGACGCCAATACCCGGTGGGAACTCGAACCCCTTGGCGGTGGCACGCGCCTGACTCTCTGGCACAGCCTGGATCGCCGCTTCATCGCAATGGGTGCTGCCGGATGGCACATTTGTTTCGATGTTCTGGATCGTCTTCTCAGCGGAACTCCTATCGGCCGCATTGCCGGCGTCGAGGCGGTGAAGTTCCGTGGTTGGCAGCGGCTGCACGTGGAATATGCGAAACAGTTCGGTATTGCAACGCCCAACTTGCCGCCTCCGGCGGCTCAAAAACCCTGAATCGAGGTGAGCCATGAGCCAAGCTATTCAACGTTCGATTCTTCGCTGGATTCACATCGTCGTTGCCATTCCGATCGTCGGCTATATCTATAGCCCATTTGACCAAATTCCAAACTACGCACCCGCTACACAGTATGTCTTCGTTCCTATAATGGTCCTTTCGGGACTTTGGATGTGGAAGGGCCATGTCGTTCGACGACTGGTTTGGAAAGGATCGGTCTAACTGTTCGCTCCTTCGAGCTTGCCTTGCTATGTTATGCTTGCTAAATGATCCGGCGATCAAGTGAAGGACAGACGTCGAAAGTCCGGAGGTATGTTCGCGATCATTACGTTCGGCCAGCACGGAGTCGCCGGCAAGCTACGTTTCGCGTAGTGGTTGGCGATGTCCATCGCGCGCTCAGATTAAACAATCGCGTGCCGCTCGTGTGCAATGCCCTGGCCTCACGAAAGTTTCTGGAGGAAAACTCACTTCGTCTGCTTGGTCGTACGGGACCTCCGTCGGGGCAAAGTACCACGGTGGAACTGACTTTCGAATTGCTGAATCCCGACCGGCCAATTGCGGCGATGGAGTCTTTGCGTGTACTCCGCGGAGCCGGAAAAAAAGTCTTTCGTGAGCTGGGCGGCGGAGAGAAGTTCCTTCGGGACGAACGTAGCGCATTCTCGCGAAGCATGCGCCAAGAGCGTGGGCGATGAGCCGAATCTATTGGGATTCGATGCTGTTCATCTACTGGATCGAAGATCATCCGCGATACGCTCGGCGCATTGCCCACATACTGGACCGAATTACCGAACGTGGTGACGCTCTGTGTACCAGCACTTTCACATTGGCGGAAGTGCTTACCGGCCCTTACAAACGCGGAGACGAGAGGCTAGCCACTCAAATACGCGAGGTGTTTAGCGGTCCTGCGATTGAGATGCTGCCGTTCACGCATGAAACGGCGGATGTTTACGCCAGGATCCGCGCACGTTTTGGGTTCGCTCCTGCGGACGCCATACACCTCGCCAGTGCTGCTGAATCAAAAACCGACGTATTCCTCACCAATGATGACGCCTTAGTCGGAAAGGGAGTGCCTGGAATTCAGTTTGTCGCGGGAATCGATACGGATTTGTTCTGATAAAGTTG
Proteins encoded in this region:
- a CDS encoding transcriptional regulator, whose protein sequence is MESVFEIIAEPNRRAILSLLVSSQQSVGQIERQLRMPQPAVSKHLRVLREAGFVESTVDAQRRLYRLKPEPFQEVDHWLAQFRRFWSAHVDALERHLDRMDIDEDQSTPTKRKTRRRRRGRNRERGKGETK
- a CDS encoding glyoxalase, with protein sequence MKIKLTNVYVDDQEKALRFYTQVLGFAKKTDFSQGPYRWLTVASPEEPDGTELQLALNNNPAAKAYQQAMFQQGQPGAMFFTDDVKGDYERIKARGAEFTMPPTGVTGSTIAMLKDTCGNLIQLTQLTWYSR
- a CDS encoding polyketide cyclase, which gives rise to MTDREQYTPGPASGAQVKKDGEMWTLILVRELRHKPEKVWRSLTEPAHLREWAPFDADRSLCTVGAKVKLTWMAAPTPQVSEIKVTRADAPKVLEYNWGDANTRWELEPLGGGTRLTLWHSLDRRFIAMGAAGWHICFDVLDRLLSGTPIGRIAGVEAVKFRGWQRLHVEYAKQFGIATPNLPPPAAQKP
- a CDS encoding PIN domain nuclease; protein product: MSRIYWDSMLFIYWIEDHPRYARRIAHILDRITERGDALCTSTFTLAEVLTGPYKRGDERLATQIREVFSGPAIEMLPFTHETADVYARIRARFGFAPADAIHLASAAESKTDVFLTNDDALVGKGVPGIQFVAGIDTDLF